A window of the Myxocyprinus asiaticus isolate MX2 ecotype Aquarium Trade chromosome 11, UBuf_Myxa_2, whole genome shotgun sequence genome harbors these coding sequences:
- the wnt6b gene encoding protein Wnt-6, with product MTIPLSRTQLALFFILLCPVNIIGLWWAVGSPLVMDPNSICRKTKRLVGKQAELCQTQPEIVNEVAKGAKLGVRECQYQFRFRRWNCTSQNKYFGKILQQDIRETAFVYAITAAGVTHAVTQACSMGELLQCGCEATRSRGPPPRLGSMGPTEGVKWEWGGCGDDVEFGYEKSKQFMDARRRKGKSDIRTLIDLHNNEAGRLAVKNYMRTECKCHGLSGSCTLRTCWKKMPHFREVGDRLLERFNGASKVMGGNDGKTLIPVGQNIKPPDKQDLIYSAESPDFCLPNRKTGSLGTRGRMCNSTALDVSGCDLLCCERGHRDETVVLEENCLCRFHWCCIVQCKKCSVRKELSLCH from the exons GGCAGTGGGGAGTCCGTTGGTCATGGACCCAAATAGCATCTGCAGGAAGACAAAACGTTTAGTGGGCAAGCAGGCTGAGCTATGCCAGACACAGCCGGAGATCGTCAACGAAGTTGCCAAAGGTGCAAAGTTGGGTGTGCGAGAATGCCAATACCAGTTTCGCTTTCGACGCTGGAACTGTACCAGCCAGAACAAGTACTTTGGCAAAATCCTCCAGCAAG acATCCGAGAGACAGCGTTTGTGTATGCCATCACGGCAGCAGGAGTGACGCATGCAGTTACCCAAGCCTGCAGCATGGGGGAGCTGCTGCAGTGCGGCTGTGAGGCCACGCGGAGCCGAGGGCCTCCCCCGCGTTTAGGCAGTATGGGCCCAACTGAGGGAGTGAAGTGGGAGTGGGGGGGCTGTGGGGACGACGTGGAGTTCGGCTATGAGAAGTCCAAGCAGTTCATGGATGCCAGACGAAGAAAGGGCAAGAGTGACATTCGCACACTGATAGACCTTCATAATAACGAGGCCGGGAGGCTG GCGGTGAAGAATTATATGAGAACTGAATGTAAATGTCACGGGCTGTCTGGCTCTTGCACTCTGCGGACCTGCTGGAAGAAAATGCCTCACTTCCGTGAAGTGGGTGACCGCCTGCTTGAGCGCTTCAACGGGGCATCCAAAGTGATGGGTGGGAATGACGGTAAGACTCTCATCCCAGTGGGCCAAAACATCAAACCACCGGACAAGCAGGATCTCATCTATTCGGCCGAGTCACCAGACTTCTGCCTACCCAACAGGAAGACGGGTTCCCTGGGCACACGGGGTCGAATGTGCAACAGCACGGCACTGGATGTGAGCGGATGCGACCTTCTGTGTTGCGAGCGGGGACACCGGGACGAGACGGTGGTCCTGGAGGAAAACTGTCTCTGCCGTTTCCACTGGTGTTGCATAGTCCAGTGTAAAAAGTGTTCTGTTAGAAAGGAACTCAGTTTGTGTCACTAA